The proteins below are encoded in one region of Engraulis encrasicolus isolate BLACKSEA-1 chromosome 1, IST_EnEncr_1.0, whole genome shotgun sequence:
- the LOC134455720 gene encoding uncharacterized protein LOC134455720, with the protein MAQAVHLNIEGSQASHDKGTDVPLQHAETNQHTETKTDTKTETEPAELDVPSWLPEFFRVVRRDKDYISGVVQTQEDAGRLVETLSRATSTSFVTWSEHKKEAGKVRFVWQVEDYDEGTPLCVTKRMAYTCQHAKASQTKPKEERPDIKRRRRRKGKKWDCPAKLFIRYVTRYDTFAVKGNGPRSRKEEAMKNLKKALLSDSPPPTSTFIHLKIPLLGAHNHTNGPTNGNTQEEPPLSRTRRPPRARKKMRKTVAQGMGDGGGGGEAEDVGREEEYGGEMEGEDDNAGEERIHNEGKERALERGQLGIKSAQHNMREALRKLADATHLCNDSKTLQRMTVALDNMRRALEHQSHNGNGRLPNTAAPDKVMHSWKDLRTQPVSKSKSRTPRKRKGSQDHPLTPSLNSSPVLRPNS; encoded by the exons ATGGCCCAGGCAG TTCATCTAAACATTGAAGGGTCTCAGGCATCCCATGACAAAGGAACGGATGTCCCGTTGCAGCATGCAGAGACAAACCAGCACACAGAAACCAAAACAGACACCAAAACAGAGACCGAACCAGCAGAACTAGAtg TTCCATCCTGGCTGCCAGAGTTCTTCCGAGTGGTTCGACGGGACAAAGATTACATATCGGGAGTAGTGCAGACGCAAGAGGACGCAGGGCGTTTGGTTGAGACCCTCTCAAGGGCCACCTCCACATCCTTTGTTACCTG GTCTGAGCACAAGAAGGAGGCTGGCAAAGTCCGCTTTGTGTGGCAGGTGGAAGACTACGATGAGGGGACTCCTCTCTGTGTCACCAAGAGGATGGCCTACACCTGTCAACATGCCAAAGCATCACAGACGaaaccaaag GAGGAACGCCCTGACATCAAGAGGCGTCGTCGTCGGAAAGGGAAGAAGTGGGACTGccctgccaaacttttcattcGCTATGTGACACG aTACGACACGTTTGCTGTGAAAGGTAACGGCCCAAGAAGCCGTAAAGAGGAGGCCATGAAGAACCTGAAGAAGGCTCTCCTGAGCGACTCCCCTCCACCGACCTCCACCTTCATCCACCTGAAGATACCCCTGCTGGGCGCTCACAATCACACAAACGG ccctacaaaCGGAAACACGCAGGAAGAGCCTCCTTTGTCAAGAACAAGACGGCCTCCTCGAGCGcgaaagaaaatgagaaaaacgGTGGCCCAAGgaatgggggatggaggaggaggaggagaggcagaggacgtaggacgagaggaggagtatggaggagagatggagggggaggatgacaatgcaggagaagagaggatacacAATGAAGGAAAAGAGCGAGCGCTGGAAAGGGGACAACTTGGGATCAAATCGGCCCAACACAACATGAGGGAAGCCTTGAGGAAGTTAGCGGATGCCACGCATTTGTGTAACGACAGCAAGACTTTACAAAGAATGACTGTTGCCCTTGACAACATGCGACGGGCATTAGAACACCAGAGCCACAATGGAAATGGACGGTTGCCAAACACAGCTGCCCCCGACAAGGTTATGCACAGCTGGAAAGACCTCCGGACGCAGCCAGTTAGCAAGAGCAAGTCAAGAACGCCCAGAAAACGTAAAGGGAGCCAAG ACCATCCCCTGACGCCGAGCCTAAACTCTTCCCCCGTCCTGCGACCAAACTcctga